A DNA window from Desulfobacterales bacterium contains the following coding sequences:
- a CDS encoding OadG family protein — MWQEALNVAAIGFSVVFVSLGVLAVSVRLMSLFFRQGEKKAKGVEP; from the coding sequence ATGTGGCAAGAGGCTTTGAATGTTGCTGCGATCGGGTTTTCAGTGGTTTTTGTTTCGCTGGGGGTACTTGCGGTCAGTGTGCGGTTGATGAGCCTTTTTTTTAGGCAGGGTGAAAAGAAAGCCAAGGGGGTTGAGCCATGA
- the ltaE gene encoding low-specificity L-threonine aldolase codes for MRIVDLRSDTVTQPTANMRRAMAEAPVGDDVFREDPTVNRLEELAAERLGKEAALFVASGTMGNLVSQLTHCGRGDEIILGDESHIFFSEQGGSAALGGIHHRTIPNQPDGTLKLGDIEIAIRPDDIHFPRTRLIALENTHNRCNGGFLDAGYMRAVGDIARRHGVKIHVDGARIFNAAVAQGVPAASLAANADSITFCLSKGLAAPVGSLICGQADFIAQARRLRKAIGGGMRQAGILAAAGIVALNEMVDRLADDHANARKLAEGIAAIEGLSIAPELIKSNIVFFKITRADLTPQELTKRLKAEGVLVGPKAPDQIRAVTHYHISSDDIDHALNILLKVLAG; via the coding sequence ATGCGTATTGTGGACCTGCGTTCGGATACCGTTACTCAGCCAACCGCCAACATGCGGCGTGCCATGGCTGAAGCCCCTGTCGGCGATGATGTGTTCAGAGAAGACCCCACCGTCAACCGCTTGGAAGAACTGGCGGCCGAAAGGCTGGGCAAAGAAGCCGCCCTGTTTGTTGCCAGCGGCACCATGGGCAACCTGGTGAGCCAGCTGACCCACTGCGGCCGGGGCGATGAAATCATCCTGGGAGATGAATCCCACATTTTTTTCAGTGAGCAGGGCGGTTCCGCCGCCCTGGGGGGTATCCATCACCGCACCATCCCCAACCAGCCCGACGGCACCTTGAAGTTAGGCGATATTGAAATCGCCATCCGGCCGGATGATATTCACTTTCCCCGCACCCGCCTGATCGCGCTGGAAAATACCCACAACCGCTGCAACGGCGGCTTTCTGGACGCCGGTTATATGCGTGCCGTCGGAGACATTGCCCGTCGCCACGGGGTTAAAATTCATGTGGATGGCGCCCGTATTTTCAATGCAGCCGTCGCCCAGGGGGTTCCGGCCGCTTCACTGGCGGCGAATGCGGATTCCATCACGTTTTGCCTGAGCAAGGGCCTGGCCGCCCCGGTGGGCTCTTTGATTTGCGGGCAAGCCGATTTTATCGCTCAAGCCCGCAGGCTTCGCAAAGCTATCGGCGGGGGAATGCGCCAGGCCGGGATCCTGGCGGCCGCCGGTATTGTGGCGCTGAATGAAATGGTCGACCGCCTGGCGGATGATCATGCCAATGCCCGCAAACTTGCTGAAGGAATTGCGGCTATCGAGGGTCTGTCCATTGCGCCGGAGCTCATCAAAAGCAATATTGTCTTTTTTAAAATTACCCGGGCGGATTTAACCCCGCAGGAATTAACGAAGCGGCTTAAGGCCGAGGGGGTTCTGGTGGGGCCCAAAGCACCTGATCAGATCCGGGCTGTAACGCATTACCATATCTCTTCGGATGATATCGACCATGCCTTAAATATCCTTTTAAAGGTTTTGGCAGGGTGA